AAGCAGCCGCGATCTGAAACCCGGGAAAATACTTGATACGGAAGGTAACATTCTCGGTATGCATAATGGAATTGAATCATTTACTATCGGACAGCGTAAAGGCCTCGGCATTGCATTGGGCAGGCCCGTCTATGTTACAGGCATAGACGCTGAAACAGGTTCGGTTTATATCGGTGACAATGATGATCTTTATAAAAAAGGCTTCATCGGTACGAATCCTAACTGGATTGCAATTCCAGGGCTTACAAAACCTTTAAGAGTAGAAACCAGAATCAGATACATGCACAAACCCCGGATTTCAACTTTAATGCCTGCGGAAAACGGAAGTATTATTGTTGAATTTGATAAAACGCAGAGAGCTATTACACCAGGACAGCTTGGAGTATTTTATGATAAAGATACTGTAATAGGCTCTGCATGGATTGATACAGTGTTACAATAAAAATTAAAGGATCTGTTAATGAGGAAATCAATACCTGTTGTTTTAATTCTAATCATACTGTTTACAGTACTTGCCATATGTAATAAAAAGGATGGTACAAACATCGATGATCAGTTAAAATCCGGAATCGAATGGATAACAAACATTGATTCCGCTCTTGTGATTGCCGCACAGGAAAACAAACCGATAATGATTGATTTCACGGCAACATGGTGCCCTCCATGCAGAAGAATGGAAGATTCAACTTTTTCCGACGCCAGAGTTATTGATAAATTCAAATCATTTATTACTGTACGAATTGATGTTGACAAACAACAGGACGTTGCAATTAAATACAACAGTAACGCAAATAAATACGGCGGTATTGGAATACCTAACTATCTGTTTTTGGATAAAGAGGGCAAAGAATTAAAACATCCCATCGGATTCCGTGCTCCAAAAGCATTTCTTGCAGTAATGGATTCCGCTCTGACTATTTATTCGAATAAAGAATAAAAACAGCTGAAAGAATATTTGGTTAATTGTAAAAAAAAAATAAATTGCGAAATACTAAAAGCATTTGGTTCTTTCGGAAAAGAGTTGTAAACTTTAAATATTCAGATAACAAGATTAACATGAATAGACTTTTTATTTATCAGTTAATGAAATTAAGTAAATACAACAAATTCAGGATATTGTAAAATGAGCGGATATAATATACAAAATTTGTTTTTTTAATCCGGCATCTGA
This DNA window, taken from bacterium, encodes the following:
- a CDS encoding thioredoxin family protein; its protein translation is MRKSIPVVLILIILFTVLAICNKKDGTNIDDQLKSGIEWITNIDSALVIAAQENKPIMIDFTATWCPPCRRMEDSTFSDARVIDKFKSFITVRIDVDKQQDVAIKYNSNANKYGGIGIPNYLFLDKEGKELKHPIGFRAPKAFLAVMDSALTIYSNKE